The following proteins are encoded in a genomic region of Sulfurimonas sp. HSL3-7:
- the traF gene encoding conjugal transfer protein TraF, which yields MQSKLALSLSTILLLGGSSLHALKFETLGYKSVSMGGAAVASSAGSIATYNNPALLAKTPYGVEVSLGGGISEYDHGAGASIEKLDDVDFIDTLDRASQDVLTLTEEDKQNLIEGKNIIVDMDGNAISLAPQAYLAAQVQNFGFGLFGSSDSAATAVVDQAHDQLIFENSFSPTGYSKIDESTLNLTNSSAADYTDYSIEYAVNNNLTYMDVTGVTLAEVPIAYGRNFETNIGNVMVGGALKYMHALTYTERMKIDNSDEDSGNDLKKDEQSSNFGIDLGLAYQPVFDYDLTFGLVAKNINAPKFDFYDGGTYKIDPMVRAGVAYRILDSLEVAADIDLTSNKMLNEDLESQMIGGGVNYEPFTDFFALSLRAGLMKNLDANDKSDLIYTAGLGIGVKWFQVDLSGQMSGNKSTVDGTSIPQYAKVNLALISRW from the coding sequence ATGCAATCAAAATTAGCCCTATCACTTTCCACTATCCTGCTTCTGGGAGGCAGTTCGCTCCACGCGCTCAAATTTGAGACACTCGGCTACAAATCGGTCTCGATGGGCGGCGCTGCCGTTGCCAGCTCAGCCGGCTCCATCGCGACCTACAATAACCCCGCCCTTTTGGCCAAGACACCCTACGGCGTAGAGGTCTCTCTCGGCGGCGGTATCAGCGAATACGACCACGGTGCCGGTGCATCGATCGAGAAACTTGATGATGTCGATTTTATCGACACCCTCGACAGAGCATCACAGGATGTCTTAACGCTGACAGAAGAAGACAAGCAGAACCTTATCGAGGGGAAAAACATCATTGTCGACATGGACGGTAATGCCATCAGCCTAGCTCCTCAGGCCTATCTTGCGGCCCAGGTCCAGAATTTCGGTTTCGGTCTCTTCGGCAGTTCCGACTCTGCAGCGACCGCAGTGGTCGATCAGGCACATGATCAGCTCATCTTTGAAAACAGCTTTAGTCCAACCGGCTATTCTAAAATCGACGAGAGCACCCTCAACCTAACTAATTCCTCTGCCGCCGATTACACTGATTACTCGATCGAATACGCCGTCAACAATAATCTGACCTATATGGACGTAACAGGGGTGACCCTCGCTGAAGTCCCTATCGCCTACGGCCGCAATTTCGAAACGAATATCGGTAATGTAATGGTGGGCGGTGCGCTCAAATATATGCACGCGTTGACCTATACCGAGCGGATGAAGATCGACAATTCCGATGAGGATAGCGGAAACGATCTCAAGAAAGATGAGCAGAGTTCCAACTTCGGTATCGATCTCGGGCTTGCCTACCAGCCCGTTTTTGACTACGACCTGACGTTCGGCCTTGTCGCCAAAAATATCAACGCGCCGAAGTTCGACTTCTACGACGGCGGCACTTACAAGATCGACCCGATGGTCCGTGCCGGTGTCGCCTACAGGATCTTGGACTCCCTGGAAGTGGCTGCCGATATCGACCTCACCAGCAACAAGATGCTGAATGAGGATCTCGAGAGCCAGATGATCGGCGGCGGTGTAAACTATGAGCCTTTCACCGATTTCTTTGCCCTCTCTCTTCGTGCAGGGTTGATGAAAAACCTTGACGCTAACGATAAGTCAGACCTTATCTATACAGCCGGTCTGGGAATAGGTGTCAAGTGGTTCCAGGTCGATCTCTCCGGCCAGATGTCAGGCAATAAGAGCACAGTTGACGGTACGAGCATTCCGCAGTACGCGAAAGTCAACCTGGCGCTTATCTCACGCTGGTAA
- a CDS encoding mechanosensitive ion channel domain-containing protein, with translation MSSNILWSIGAAFLAYVGFRLFKRLLRNIARRKGVADKRLFYIEKVFELLFVVAALIVIAFIWSVDIKGVSVVASSIFAIIGVAMFAQWSILSNITASIIIFFTFPARVGDKIKVIDGENSIEGTIQEIALFQVELKDDEGNVVLYPNNLLLQKPVIKIK, from the coding sequence ATGAGTTCAAATATATTGTGGAGTATTGGCGCAGCTTTTCTGGCCTATGTGGGCTTTCGACTTTTCAAACGCCTCCTCAGGAATATTGCACGGCGGAAGGGGGTTGCCGACAAAAGACTTTTCTATATTGAAAAAGTCTTCGAGCTGCTTTTTGTCGTGGCGGCGCTGATCGTTATCGCATTCATCTGGAGCGTCGACATCAAAGGCGTCTCTGTTGTCGCTTCATCGATATTCGCTATCATCGGAGTGGCAATGTTCGCCCAGTGGTCGATCCTTAGCAACATTACGGCAAGTATTATTATCTTTTTCACCTTTCCGGCAAGAGTCGGCGACAAGATAAAAGTTATTGACGGGGAGAACAGTATAGAGGGAACCATTCAGGAGATCGCACTTTTTCAGGTTGAACTCAAAGATGATGAAGGCAATGTCGTGTTGTATCCGAACAACCTCTTATTACAAAAACCGGTGATAAAGATCAAATAG
- a CDS encoding ester cyclase, with protein sequence MENKELIRAYYDMWNDQDFTKAETLLDPDVRFRGSLDITANGIEGFKEYAQMLLHAFPNLYHAVEIMVQENNLAAVYVTYTGTHKGPVFDYEPTGRRICYSGASFFQFKNGKITSINVLGDLNSLHKQLS encoded by the coding sequence ATGGAGAACAAAGAGCTGATCAGAGCGTATTATGATATGTGGAATGATCAGGATTTTACCAAGGCAGAGACGCTGCTAGATCCGGATGTCCGCTTCCGCGGTTCGCTGGATATCACGGCCAATGGCATCGAAGGTTTTAAAGAGTATGCCCAAATGCTTTTGCATGCGTTTCCAAACCTCTACCATGCGGTAGAGATCATGGTACAGGAAAACAATCTTGCTGCGGTCTATGTCACCTATACGGGTACCCATAAGGGGCCCGTATTTGATTATGAACCGACCGGCAGACGTATCTGCTATTCGGGCGCATCATTTTTTCAGTTCAAAAATGGAAAAATAACCAGTATCAATGTCCTCGGAGACTTGAACTCGCTTCACAAACAGCTCAGCTGA
- a CDS encoding cation-transporting P-type ATPase, with product MEPFRLGREALYREFHTKAQGLSAKEAARRLTDFGPNEIESGKKKSYLKAYVRQYVQFFAILLEVAAFLAFIADHYVPGEGNDILGYAIIVAVIINATFTFWQEYKADKAMEALLRLMPTMVTLLREGNTQTIDAKGLVPGDIILLEEGDKIAADAVLTEQTALYINTSALNGESKPSGREIGDKSSATRALDAKNMVFAGTAVVSGSGSAVVIATGQATEFGKIATLTKNVQKTLTPMQKEVIHITHILTLIALAMGVLFFLLGLFSDQGLLMAAIFALSLIVANVPEGLLPTITLSLSLASQRMARRNALIKNLDSVQTLGSVTVICTDKTGTLTRNEMTLKELTLSGGEEVTLSGEGYAIEGEFSFKSSNESSRTRLEELLLAASVNCRAIIEDGNLFGDPTELAIVAAAKKAHIDIVSCKKSSEVPFSSERKMMSTVCVRAGKELLYAKGAAEIIFTRSTHFVDRDGKVRPFDEENRKRLRQRAEVYEEQAYRVLAIAKNSASEEEGLTLLGLVAIMDLPRTEVKEALAQCKAAGIRTMMITGDNPKTAEAIAKKIGLDFDAVLTGPEVALLSEEALENRLKNETLLFARMASNQKLKIATALQNCGEIVAMTGDGVNDAPALKRADIGIAMGNTGTDVAKEAADMILLDDNFNSIVAAIEEGRSVYFNIKKFVTYILSSNVPEIVPYILQFFFKIPMPLSVIQILSIDLGSDMLPGLALGSEKPEKNIMKRPPVGSDEKILDWEVFKRGYFFIGVIEATAAMVAFISFLLLHGWHYGTVELNDPLLHSQAMTMTLLGAVSCQLVNVWTMRSWEFSAWSVGWTSNRLLIGTMAMEFLWIWMLLGFEPVQKVFHTAYIPLNELWILLPFPLLLFVSHELYKWRKRVAKVHQEQPRRRAFL from the coding sequence GTGGAACCTTTCAGACTGGGCAGAGAAGCGCTCTACCGGGAGTTCCATACCAAAGCGCAGGGGCTGAGCGCAAAAGAGGCGGCACGCCGTTTAACGGATTTCGGTCCCAATGAGATCGAAAGCGGCAAAAAGAAGAGTTATCTCAAAGCGTACGTCAGACAGTATGTCCAGTTCTTCGCCATCCTGTTGGAGGTCGCCGCATTTTTAGCTTTTATAGCCGACCACTATGTCCCGGGTGAAGGCAACGATATTCTGGGCTATGCCATTATCGTTGCCGTTATCATCAATGCCACCTTCACCTTTTGGCAGGAGTATAAAGCGGATAAAGCAATGGAAGCCCTGCTAAGGCTTATGCCCACGATGGTCACTCTCCTGCGCGAGGGGAACACGCAGACTATCGATGCCAAAGGGCTGGTCCCGGGGGACATCATCCTCCTCGAAGAGGGAGACAAGATCGCTGCCGACGCCGTCCTTACGGAACAGACGGCCCTTTATATCAACACCTCTGCCCTTAACGGTGAGTCAAAACCATCCGGGCGGGAGATCGGAGACAAGAGCAGCGCGACAAGGGCCCTGGACGCCAAAAACATGGTCTTCGCAGGAACCGCTGTCGTTTCAGGTAGCGGGAGCGCCGTCGTAATTGCCACGGGGCAGGCGACGGAGTTCGGCAAGATCGCGACACTGACTAAAAATGTCCAGAAGACCCTGACGCCGATGCAGAAAGAGGTGATCCACATCACCCATATCCTCACCCTAATCGCCCTGGCCATGGGTGTGCTCTTTTTTCTGCTGGGGCTCTTCTCGGACCAGGGCCTGCTGATGGCCGCTATCTTTGCCCTCTCTCTTATTGTAGCCAATGTACCCGAGGGGCTGCTGCCTACGATCACCCTCTCCCTCTCCCTCGCCTCCCAACGTATGGCACGGCGAAATGCATTGATCAAAAATCTCGATTCGGTACAGACCCTGGGCAGTGTCACCGTAATCTGTACCGACAAGACGGGGACGCTTACCCGTAACGAGATGACGCTCAAAGAGCTGACGCTCTCGGGCGGGGAAGAGGTCACGCTCAGCGGCGAAGGGTACGCTATCGAGGGGGAGTTCAGCTTCAAAAGCAGCAACGAAAGTTCCCGCACGCGCCTGGAAGAACTGCTGCTCGCCGCTTCAGTGAACTGCCGTGCGATCATCGAAGATGGGAACCTCTTCGGCGACCCGACGGAACTTGCCATCGTTGCGGCCGCCAAAAAAGCCCATATCGACATCGTCTCCTGCAAAAAAAGCAGCGAGGTGCCCTTTTCCAGCGAGCGGAAGATGATGTCCACCGTCTGTGTCCGAGCCGGCAAAGAGCTGCTCTACGCCAAGGGGGCGGCCGAGATCATCTTTACCCGTTCCACCCATTTTGTGGACCGTGACGGCAAAGTCAGACCCTTTGACGAAGAGAACAGAAAACGGCTGCGGCAGCGTGCCGAAGTCTACGAGGAGCAGGCATACCGTGTTTTAGCGATCGCCAAAAACAGCGCCTCCGAAGAGGAGGGGTTGACGCTCCTGGGGCTTGTCGCCATTATGGACCTGCCAAGAACGGAGGTCAAAGAGGCCCTTGCCCAGTGCAAAGCAGCCGGTATCCGCACCATGATGATCACCGGGGACAACCCTAAAACGGCGGAGGCCATCGCCAAAAAGATCGGTCTCGATTTTGATGCCGTGCTGACGGGACCTGAAGTGGCGCTCTTGAGCGAGGAGGCGCTGGAGAACCGCCTCAAAAACGAGACCCTGCTTTTTGCCCGTATGGCAAGCAACCAAAAACTAAAGATCGCCACAGCCTTGCAAAACTGCGGTGAGATCGTGGCAATGACCGGTGACGGGGTCAATGACGCTCCGGCACTCAAACGGGCCGATATCGGCATCGCTATGGGCAATACGGGGACCGATGTTGCCAAAGAGGCTGCCGACATGATCCTGCTCGACGACAACTTCAACTCTATCGTCGCCGCTATCGAAGAGGGGCGCAGCGTCTACTTCAATATCAAGAAGTTCGTCACCTATATTCTCTCCTCCAATGTACCCGAGATCGTCCCCTACATTCTGCAATTTTTCTTCAAGATCCCGATGCCGCTCTCCGTCATCCAGATCCTCTCTATCGACCTTGGTTCCGATATGCTGCCGGGACTGGCACTCGGAAGCGAAAAGCCGGAAAAGAACATCATGAAGCGGCCGCCTGTGGGAAGCGATGAGAAGATCCTGGACTGGGAGGTGTTCAAACGCGGCTACTTCTTTATCGGCGTCATCGAAGCGACGGCCGCCATGGTCGCTTTTATCAGCTTTCTGCTGCTTCACGGCTGGCATTACGGCACGGTCGAGCTTAACGACCCGCTGCTCCATTCGCAGGCGATGACGATGACCCTTTTGGGTGCCGTCAGCTGCCAGCTGGTCAATGTCTGGACGATGCGAAGCTGGGAGTTTTCAGCCTGGAGTGTCGGCTGGACAAGCAACAGGCTGCTTATAGGCACCATGGCGATGGAGTTTCTCTGGATCTGGATGCTGCTGGGGTTTGAACCGGTACAGAAGGTGTTTCATACGGCCTACATACCGCTGAATGAGCTCTGGATACTCCTCCCCTTCCCGCTTCTGCTCTTTGTCAGCCACGAGCTGTACAAATGG